GATTTTAATCTATTTAGACTAGCATTACTAGTTAGATGAAATTTGGGACGGGAGCAGTTAGAAGTTAAATAATGGAGAAAAATTCTTGTCAGGCTTTCCATTAGGACTAAAGCTTTGTACGCTGTCATGGAAATCGTGTTAGCTTGCAGGCTTGCACCTTGGTAACCAATTAATGACAAACTGATAGTATCAAATTTGGGGGTTAATTCATTGTTATTGAACCAGTCAAAAACACTATATGGGTGTAAACTGTGGTTCTTTTTTAGAAAGTTTGTACTATATAGTGATATAAAAGTTTAGAGAATCTGATACTGGGTTTACCTCTTAACTATTGTACTAATTGAAGATTTATGCAATTGCAGGTATCCAGGTCCATAGGTGACGCCTATTTGAAGAGAGCAGAGTTCAACAGGGCGCCACTACTGCAAAAGTTTAGAGTACAGGAACCCTTTGACAAACCTATCCTTAAAGCTGAGCCATCAATAGCTGTTCAGAAACTCTACCCTGAAGACCAGTTTCTTATATTTGCCTCAGATGGCCTGTGGGAGCATCTTAGCAATGAAGAGGCAGTTGATATTGTCAATAACTGCCCACGCAGTGTATGATTTACATCTAAATTTTTTAGTTGCTTTGATTTTGTTGGTTTTAATTAATATGGTTGAACTACCTCAAAATGATCGTAGCAAAGAATAACTGTCAGTACCCCTTGATTCTTGTGTAGTTTACCTTTACTACAGTGAGTTAAGGTGttcttaaaaaataaaaattgcaTCCACTTTAATTGTATATGTAGCTAGGGAAATTAAATATAACTTAGACATGTTGCATTGGCTTGTTATAATATGATGACTATATCGTGATCGTCTGTTGGAATAATATTTGATCTTGTTGGACTAACGTTTTTTTTTCCACAGGGTAGTGCTAGGAAACTTGTCAAAGCTGCACTAAGGGAAGCAGCAAAGAAAAGAGAAATGAGATACAGTGACCTGAAGCAGGTTGAAAGAGGGGTGAGAAGACATTTTCATGATGATATCACTGTGATAGTTTTATTTCTAGACAGTAATTTGATTAGTCGCAGCCCCTGCAATGGACCAGTGCTTTCGGTTAAAGGCGGTGGAGGTATATCTATGGGTGTGAATAACCTAGTTTAAAAGGTTCAGTTGATTGCATAAAGACCTTTATGCCTGTTGCTAAATTTCTTTCATTAACCGAGTTCTAAAATGCTATAAAATAGATGGATGATTAAACACCTGTAGTTTGCTCTAATGTATGGGATTTCAAGCGAGTTGGTAGAGTTGATGATTATGTCAAGATGAAGCTTATCGTAAATTCTCTTGGAAATATGCGCTTATTGGCATATGAAACAGTAAAGTGACCATTTGATAAAAAGTTGAGATTCTAAATGGTCACACATCTTAGGTTGCCATTCTCTTCTGGATTTGAGACCTATATTTGGAGATTGTTTATTATTAAAGAACCTTTTTAGTATGTTCGTAATTTTGAATTTTGTAGTATCGACTTTCTAGTGTAATGTTTCAATTTTGATAGAATATAATTTCAAAATTCTCTTGCATATTGTTTTCCAATGTTGTGAAGTAAATTACGTTGCTAAATTAGACTATTCCCGAAGACTCAAAGGTATGAGTCCAAGATGATCTTTTTAAGCTCTAGGGACGTTTGCGGAAGACTACGCAGGCAATATCTGTCCTGAGTAGAAAATTGTTGTTAGAGCTAGAGTTTGTAAATTGTTGTGCATTATAGTGGTAATTCATATACTGATATTAGATACACAAGACATTGTTAGACAGATGCAGTGTAACAATATTCGTTTATCATTGCAGATCTGCAAATCCCTACGGACAATAGAGCATATAAGCTTTACATGGCTTGTAACTCAATGTTTAGTCTTCTATTTTCCCTGACTTTTCTTTATGTTGCTAAATCTTTAGGCAGTTGTGATTTTGTTCTTGAAATTTAGGAAGAGATGTGTGTGTTAATAAGAGGATAAGTGCTGGGATTTGTTTTCGCCTGCGCAGTCTGCGCTAACTTGATTGCTTCCTATTACAGACATCAAATGTAGAAAATCAAGTGGCAGACTTGTTTGATTCAATAAAAGGATTAAGCGGTCGTTGGTTACTGGTTTAGGCGGACAAtgttaattatatataataattgttTTATTCTGAATTCAAATCAGTAGTgattttatttttcagaaaacaAGTTGTTTTGATATATGAATCACTTAGAAAAAATTTCGTAGTAAGTTAGTTGCCCCTGTAAGTGCAAGTCAAATATTTAGTATATTTTTTTTGGAGACACCACTTGTGCCGAGGGTGAACAGGAGTCGTAACTCGGAAATTTTTCTAAGTCACAACTCATACTCTAGTCGCAAGTGGGAACTTTAAAAAAAATTGGCTTATCCCCTGTATGCGCCAGTGGTAACTAAAGTCACAAGGAATCAAGGAATATCACTGCTATTACTATAGTCGCAACTCAGTATTTTGTTTAAGTCTAAGTTGTGCAAGTGAACTATAGTCACAACTCAGTACTACTTTAACGGTTGCATTACTAGTGGCTGTAATTACTTCAATTTTTGTAAATACAGTATTTGAAACCTGATGAATAGTAAGTTTTACTGATTTTGTTGATTGTGAAATATTATCAGGCGAACATATGTAGGAGTTTTTTTTATGGAAATTCTagttatatcctatatataattagAGTAAGGGAGTTTTGGCGGTAGGGTTACATGGTTTGGTTGTCACAGGTGGATTGCACGTGCT
The sequence above is drawn from the Apium graveolens cultivar Ventura chromosome 2, ASM990537v1, whole genome shotgun sequence genome and encodes:
- the LOC141707096 gene encoding putative protein phosphatase 2C 38 isoform X4 encodes the protein MSADVINRAYLATEEEFLSLVRQQWSIQPQIASVGSCCLVGIICDGLLYTANAGDSRVVLGRLDNTFNEVKAVQLSAEHNASYQEVRDELYSLHSDDSQIVVLRNMVWRVKGIIQVSRSIGDAYLKRAEFNRAPLLQKFRVQEPFDKPILKAEPSIAVQKLYPEDQFLIFASDGLWEHLSNEEAVDIVNNCPRSGSARKLVKAALREAAKKREMRYSDLKQVERGVRRHFHDDITVIVLFLDSNLISRSPCNGPVLSVKGGGGISMGVNNLV